A stretch of DNA from Dehalobacterium formicoaceticum:
CATTATTTTAATCCATATCTTAACATAATGCTGATAATAATGATGTTAATTTATTATTAAAAATTTATGGAGCAAAAGGACATTTCCATGGTTCATCACAGTAATGGAATAGAGAGAGGTACAACGCATAAAAGACTCGCAGTAAAAATCATTTATTTTGAAGCTGATTAAAGGTAACTTATGATGTCAGCAATTATCAGTCGGTCGGTTTTTCCCGGATATGCAGGGTTTTAATCGTAAAAACGCCAATTTTGTATCCTTTATTTTCTTGCATCCTATTATTCTCTGGGTTATAATACCTTATAACCTGGTCATAATATTAGATGATATTTAAGGTGGTAAAATGGAACCAAGATTTTCTGGGCGAAAGAAAAGACATCAATATTTGGAAAAATATCTTGAAATGCATCCTTTTGTCACGGACGACGAACTTGCTCAATTTCTGGGGGTGAGTGTTGCCACCATCCGATTAGATCGTCAAATATTAGGTATTCCGGAAGTTAGAAAAAGGACGCGCTTTGTGGCACAGGATGCCTTTGAAAAACCTACAGCCCTCGACACTCATGAGGTTGTAGGTGAATTGATGGATTTGGAATTGAACAAAAGCGCCATCTCTGTCCTAACCATTACGGAGGACATGGTTTTAGCAAAAACCAAAATCGCTCGTGGTCATCATTTGTTTGCCCAAGCCAATTCTTTGGCGGTAGCAGTGGTCGGTGCGGAGATTGTTTTTACAGGCAGTGCCCGCATTCGTTACAAAAGACCTGTTTATCTTGGAGAGAAAATCGTTGCCAAGGCTACGGTAAAGACCCAGCGGGGCACAACCTTTCTGATCTCAGTGCATTCTAAGGTTGATTTAGAAATTGTTTTTAAAGCGCAGATTGTATTGTCCGTTCAGGATCATAAGTTTAAAAGGGACTGAGGAGGCTTTTTCGTGAGAATCGCAGTAGATGTAATGGGGGGAGATTATGCCCCCGGGGAAATTATCACCGGAGCGATCCAGGCTGGGAAGCAGTTTCCTGATACAGAGCTTATTTTAGTCGGTCGAGAGGATCTGATTAAAAAGGATTTCTCCCAGCTTCCTTCCAATATCAGGATGCACCATGCTTCAGAAGTAATGGGTATGGATGAATCGGTGGAATCATTAAGAAAAAAAAAGGATTCCTCCATTTGGGTAGCAACAAAACTGGTGAAAGATAAAGAGGCAGACGCCGTGGTTTCGGCAGGGAGTACGGCGGCTCAGATGGCTTCCGCTCTGCTCCTGTTGAAAAGGATCGAAGGGATTGATCGTCCGGCTATTTCCGCCATTTATCCCACCCTCCAGGGAGGAAAGGTAATTTTGGATGTGGGGGCCAATGCCAATGCAGAAGCCAAACAATTGGTGCAATTTGCACTGATGGGCAAGACTTATGCCGAGGTGATCCTCAAGATGCAAAATCCCAGGATAGCCTTATTATCCAATGGCTCGGAAGAAGGCAAAGGGAATGAAACCGTCGTTGCTGCCCACCAATTATTAAAAAATACTCAATTGAATTTTATTGGTAACATCGAGGGCCGGGATATTCCGGCAGGAACTTATGATGTCGCGGTATGTGATGGATTTGTGGGCAATGTCCTGCTTAAAGTATCCGAGGGCCTGGGAAGCGCCTTATTTGCATTGATGAAAAAGGAATTTGAAAAGGATCTGCGGGGAAAATTAGGAGCAGCCCTGCTTTTACCCGGCTTAAAAAATATCAAAAAAATGATGGATTATGCTGAAACGGGCGGCGCTCCTCTTTTAGGCGTAAAGGGTGTCAGTATTATTTGCCATGGAAGCTCCAAGGCTCGTGCCATTGAGAACGCAATCAGAGTAGCAAGAGATTGTGTCGGCGGGCGTTTTATTGAGCAAATGGAAGTATCAATTGGTCAGGAAGGTGGAAGTTAATAGATGGAAATACGATCCGTAGGTATTGCCGGAGTAGGCTCTTATGTTCCGGAACGCATTTTAACCAATGACGAATTGGAACAGATGGTAGATACGAGTGATGAATGGATTAGGACCAGAACGGGTATTTCTACCCGTCATATTGCGGCAGAAAACCAGGCGACTTCAGATTTAGCTTATGAGGCGGCAAAGATTGCACTGGAGGATGCGGGGTTAAAAGCGGAAGAGTTAGATTTAATTATCGTGGCTACCAGTTCTCCGGATATGCTTTTTCCGGCGACCTCCTGTATTTTGCAGGAAAAATTAGGCATCAAGGGCAAGCCTTCCTTTGATATGGAAGCAGCCTGCTCCGGCTTTATTTATGGTTTGGCCGTGGGAGCTCAATTTATCGCTACAGGCATTTACGAAAATGTATTGGTTGTGGGTGCAGAAACCCTGAGCCGCTTGGTAGATTGGGAAGATCGGAATACCTGTGTCCTTTTTGGTGATGGCGCAGGTGCTGCTGTTTTAAGACCAGTGGAAAAAGGGAAAGGATTGCTTTCCTTCTACCTTGGTGCAGATGGCGGCGGAGGAGATTTGCTGAAGGTTGCCGCCGGGGGAGCGGCGCTGCCGGCCAGTTGCGAAACGGTTGAAAACAGGCTTCATTTCATTTCTATGAAAGGCAATGAGGTATACAAATTTGCGGTGCGGGTAATGGGAAGCGCAGCTGTAACGGCTTTGGAAAAAGCAGGTCTCAGCAAGGATGATGTATCTTTTGTGGTTCCTCATCAGGCTAATATACGCATTGTGGAGGCTGCCATGCGCCGTTTGGGGCTGCCTATGGAGAAAGCCTTTATTAATTTAAATAAATATGGTAATATGTCTAGTGCTTCCATTCCGGTGGCTTTAGATGAGCTTTATCGGACCCAAAAACTGAAGGAGGATGATATCCTGGTATTGGTTGGCTTTGGTGCCGGTCTTACCTGGGGATCTGCAGTAATTAAGTGGAATAAGTAAGTCAGGGAGGGGAAATATGTTTCAGACGGAACTCTGTAAACTACTAGATATTCAATATCCCATCATTCAGGGGGGTATGGCCTGGGTGGCTACGGGAGAATTAGCTGCTGCTGTTTCTGAAGCTGGGGGGTTAGGAATTGTAGCAGCGGGAAATGCGCCCCCGGACATTGTGCGGCAGGAAATTCGTAAGGTACGGGAGAGGACCCAAAAGCCTTTTGGCGTTAATGTTTATTATCTTTCACCCTTTGTGGATGATGTCATTCAAATTGTCATGGATGAGAAAATCCCGGTAGTCACTACCGGAGCGGGGAATCCGGGCAAACATGTGCCGCTTCTTAAAGAGCAGGGAATTAAGATCATCCCGGTGGTATCATCACCGATTTTGGCCAAAAGACTGGAGCGGGTAGGTGCGGATGCTTTTATTGCCGAAGGCATGGAATGCGGCGGTCATGTGGGTGATATTACCACCTTCCCCTTGGTGCCCCAGATTGTTGATGCCGTAAAAGTTCCTGTTGTCGCTGCCGGAGGTATTTATGACGGTCGGGGCTTGATAGCTGCCCTCGCTTTGGGGGCATGCGGGGTTCAAATTGGCACTCGTTTTATCTGCGCCACTGAATGCACAGCCCATGAAAATTTCAAAAAAGCAATTATTAATGCCAAAGAGAGAGATACAGTTTTAACCGGTACGGACGGTCACTTTGTACGGGTGCTCAAAAACAAACTAACCAAAGAATTTGAACGCATGGCGCGAGAAAACGCTGTGCCGGAAGATATTGAAAATCTGGGTACCGGACGATTGCGGGCCGCCGTGGTGGACGGGGATGTGGAAATGGGGTCCCTGATGGCAGGACAAATTGCCGCCGCGATCACAAAGATTCAACCGGCCCGGGAAATTATTGATGAAATTATGATGCAAGCGGAAAAAACCTTAAACTCTTTATCTTCTCTCAAGGAGGAAGCTCATGAATAAAATTGCCTTTGTCTTTCCCGGACAAGGATCCCAGTATGTGGGGATGGGGAAGGAATTTGCCGATCATTTCCCGGAGGCGGGAGCAGCTTTTGCCGAGGCGGATCAGGTTTTAGGCTTTCCTTTAACAAAAATTTGCTGGCAAGGACCTGAGGAAGAATTAAAAATTACATACAACACTCAACCGGCACTGCTTGCGACCAGCATTGCTTGTTTAAGAATATTAGAGGGACATGGCATCAAGGCAGACTTCACAGCCGGACACAGCTTAGGTGAGTATTCTGCCCTGGTGGCAGCCGGTGCCTTGGATTATCTGGAAGCTTTAAAATTAGTCCGCTTTCGGGGTGAAGCTATGACCCAAGCGGTACCGGCGGGAGAAGGAACCATGGCGGCCGTTTTAGGAATGTCCAAAGAACAGATTCAGGAGCTCTGTGCCAAAGCCGGTGCTTACGGTGTGGTGGAGCCGGCAAATTTTAACTGCCCCGGTCAGATTGTCATTGCCGGTGAGACACCGGCTGTGGAAAAAGCGGTAGCAATGGCGAAAGAAATGGGCGCTAAAAGAGCGCTGCTCCTGGCAGTAAGCGGGCCTTTTCATTCCAGTTTGCTTGTGACTGCTGCAAAAGCCATGGAAGCACGATTGCAAGAATCAAATATCAAAGATGCTCTGCTTCCGGTAGCCGCCAATGTCAATGGCCGGTTGATTCAGACTCGTGAAGATATTCGGGAAGCCCTCACCGAGCAAGTAGATCATCCTGTTTTATGGGAAGACTGTATCGCAGCCCTGATGGAAGCCGGCGCAAATATTTTTGTGGAAGTTGGTCCGGGGCGGGTGCTTGGCGGCTTAATTAAGAAGATTTCCAAGGATGTTCAGATTTGTAATGTAGAAGACCTGGCTTCTCTGGAAAATACACTTGCGCTTTTAAAGGAGTGTCGCTAAAATGGGTTTAGAAGGAAAGGTAGCTTTGGTCACAGGAGGTTCCCAAGGGATTGGCAAAGCCGTAGTTTGGGAATTGGTACGCCAGGGATGCCAAGTAGGTGTAAATTATGTGGACTTTGGTCAGAATAGGGAACAAGCTGAGGCTTTGGTAAATGAAATTCAAGCAGCAGGCAGTCAGGCCATGGCTGTTCAGGGTGACGTTGCCGTCGCAGCAGAAGTGGATGCCATGGTGCAAGCTGTAGCAGAACATTTTGGCCGGATAGATATTCTAGTAAATAATGCCGGGATCACTAAGGATAATTTAATCATGCGCATGAAGGAGTCCGATTGGGATGATGTGATTAATGTGAATCTTAAAGGCACCTTCAATTGTTGCAAGTCCGTTGTCAAGTTGATGATCAAGCAAAGATACGGTAAAATTGTCAATGTGGCATCTGTCGTTGCCTTGATGGGCAATGCCGGTCAGGGAAATTACGCTGCCAGTAAAGCCGGTATCATCGGTTTAACCAGGTCATTGGCCAGGGAACTGGCCGGCAGAAATATTAATGTTAATGCGGTAGCCCCCGGCTTTATTGCCACAGCGATGACCGATCAATTGCCGGAAAAAGCTCGGGAGAGTTTAATCAGCCAGATTCCTCTGCAAAGGTTAGGTACCGCGGAAGATGTTGCCCGAGTCATTGCCTTTTTGGTGTCGGAAAATGCTGACTACATTACCGGTCAGACCATTCCTGTGGATGGCGGTATGGTAATGAATTAGATAAAGTTTGAAGTTTATGAAGTTTATATTGAAAGGGGGTGAATTTAGTTGTCCGTATTTGATAAAATTAAACAGATTGTAATTGATCAACTAGGTGTAGAAAATGAAGAGCAGGTTACCATGGAAACTTCCTTCAAAGACCTGGATGCTGACTCCCTTGATGTTGTTGAACTCATTATGGCGTTAGAAGAAGAATTTGATACTGAAATACCTGATGAGGATGCAGAAAAACTGACCACCGTAGGAGCTGCTGTCGAGTACATTAAGGAGAAACAAGAGGCTTAAGGTATTTAAGATCCCCGTAGCTCCACTACGGGGATCTTTTACCTGACAAACTTGGCGAAAGCCTCCCGCTCTCGCGGCAGTCAAACGCCAACTAAGTCATGCATTAGCAGTTCTAAACCTGGTAAGAAAATCGCTTATCAAGTCAAGAACCTGTGTCAAAATAAGGTGATCAGGATAGGGATTGGGGGATAAAAATGCATTTACCTGCGCTGATAATAGATAAAATTGTTGCCAAGATACCCATTATTCAAGGAGGAATGGCAACTCGTGTCTCTACCTCCCGTTTAGCAGCAGCGGTAGCCAACGAAGGTGGCATTGGAATCATTGCTGCAACCGCAATGAGTCCGGATGAATTAATTCAAGAAATAAGAACAGCGCGAAAATTATCTTCAGGAATTATTGGTGTAAATGTTTTATTTGCGGTACGAGATTTTGCCCTTCTGGTGAAAACAGCCTTGAATGAAGGCATTGATTTAGTAATTTCCGGCGCTGGTGTAGCGCGTGATATGTATAAATGGGGCAGAGAAACAGATACCCCCATTGTACCCATTGTTTCTACGGCAAAACTTGCGTCCATGGTAGAAAAAATGGGTGCCTCCGCCGTGGTGGTGGAAGGTAAAGAGGCTGGGGGGCATTTAGGCACCGACCGGCGCGTAAGGGATATTGTACCTGAGGTGCGAAAGGCAGTGGATATTCCTGTGATTGCGGCCGGTGGGATTATTAACGGAGCGGATATTCGGGAAGCTTTTACCTGGGGTGCCAATGGAGTGCAAATGGGTACCAGATTCGCTGCCAGTGAGGAATCCAATGTTACCGATGAATTTAAACAGATGTATCTGAAGGCGAAAAAAGAGGATGTTATTTTGATTAAAAGTCCTGTGGGTTTACCGGGCAGAGGGCTGAAGAGTACCTTAACTGAGAAATTGCTGCGTGGGGAAGATCTTAGCCCTGCTAAATGTAATGCTTGTTTGAAAAAATGTTCGAAAAATTTCTGCATCATGGATGCTTTAAATAGTGCTCAGCAAGGATCCATTGAGGATGGGCTGGTATTTTGCGGAGAACAAGTGGAAAGAATTAAAGAGATTCTTCCTGTGAAAAAAATTTTTGAAAATCTCAAAGCGGAGTTGGCCGCTTTGCCGGATCTGCCGGAACAAAAGGAGGCGACATGAATTTGAAGAATCGAGTTGTCATTACCGGGATGGGTGTAATTACTCCCGTTGGGAATGATGTGGAGACATATTGGCATTCCTTGATGAATGGAATCTCTGGGATTGGGCCCATTACTCATTTTGATACTACAGGATATACCACGAGAATTGCCGGTGAAGTGAAAGATTTTGATCCGACTAAATTTATTGATAAGAAAGAAGCCCGGCGTATGGATCGGTATTGTCAGTTTGCTGTGTCGGCAGCCAAAATGGCCCGTGAAGATGCTGCTCTTGATATGAATACTGTAGACGGTCATCGGGTAGGGGTGATTTTGGGCAGCGGCATCGGCGGTGTTGCCACCATGGAAGAACAAAAACAGGTTTTAATGGAGAAGGGACCGGGACGGATTAGTCCTTTCTTTGTACCCATGATGATCAGTAATATGGCCGCCGGTCAAATTTCCATTGCTTTTGGTGCTTATGGGATCAATGAAACTATCGTCACTGCCTGCGCCTCAGGTACCAATGCCATCGGAGATGCTTTTAAAGTGATTCAGCGGGGCGATGCAGATGTGATTTTTTCCGGAGGCACGGAAGCTCCTATCACTCCTCTTTCCGTAGCAGGTTTTTGCTCCATGAAAGCCATGTCCACGAGAAACGAAGAACCGGAGAAAGCCAGTCGCCCATTTGACAAGGACCGGGATGGTTTTGTCATTGGGGAAGGGGCCGGGATTCTAGTTCTGGAATCCTTGGAGCATGCCCAAAAGAGAGGTGCGAGGATCTATGCTGAAGTCGTAGGCTATGGATCTACAGCGGACGGCTATCATATTACCGCTCCGGCACCGGAAGGGTCAGGGGCTGCCAGAGCAATGGCCAATGCTTTGGAGGATGCAGGTATCAAGCCGGAAGAGGTAGATTATATTAATGCTCATGGAACTTCCACTGATTTAAATGATAAGGGAGAAACCCAGGCCATTCATTCGGTCTTCGGCGAAGCTGCCTCAAAGGTCGCTGTTAGCTCTACCAAATCCATGATTGGTCATCTCTTAGGTGCAGCCGGTGCGGTGGAAGCAATTGCCTGCACTTTAGCCATTAACCATAGAATGCTTCCGCCGACCATCAATTATGAAACTCCGGATCCGGAATGTGACTTGGATTATGTACCCAACCAGGCGCGAGAGGCAGAAGTGAATGTCACCATGTCCAATTCTCTCGGTTTTGGCGGACATAATGCCACAATTGTCATCAAAAAATTTGCGTAAAGCTGCCAAGGGACGGGAACACCGTCCCTTTTTCTAAATATATCTTGGGAAGGTGAAAGTATGGATATGAATCAGGTTCGGCAATTTGCACAAAAACTGGCGGGGATGGGTATTAATTTAACAGATTTGGATCTTTTGAAGCAGGCCCTCACTCATCCCACCTATGCTTATGAACATAAAAAACAAAAATTGTTCCATAATCAGCGCTTGGAATTTTTAGGGGATGCGGTCTTGGGTTTGGTTATGGGAGAGTATTTGTATCAAAAATTTCCTCAAAAACCGGAAGGGGATCTCACGAAAATGCGTGCGGCGGTAGTTTGTGCCGCCTCCTTGGCGGAACAGGCCAAAAATCTTGATTTTGGCAGTTATCTTTTGTTGGGTCGGGGAGAGGATTTAAGCGGTGGGCGGGAAAGGAATTCCGTTTTAGCCGATGCTTTTGAAGCTGTCGTGGGAGCCATTTATTTGGAGTGCGGATTGGAGGGCGCCCGGAAATTTCTCATCGGTTCCTTGGCAGGAACCGTGGAACGCCTTGAGCATGACAACATGGGAGATTACAAAACCATGCTGCAGGAATTGGTGCAAAAGTATGATGATGAAGGGGTCTCTTACACCATTCTCCATGAATCCGGCCCGGACCATCAAAAGGTATTTGTGGCCGGTGTTAAATATCGGGACGAGTTACTAACCCAAGGACAAGGAAACAGTAAAAAGGAAGCCGAGCAAAAGGCTGCTCAGGCAGCTTTGGAGACCGTAGATTCCTGGAGACATCTTATTACGGAGAAAAAATAATGGGCCGGGCCAAAAAACATATATTACCCTTTTTTATTCCTCATTTAGGCTGTCCCCATCAATGTATTTTTTGTAATCAGCACCATGTTTCCGGTTCTTCCGGTTTCCCCAGTGATGATGAGATTGCAGCAGCAATTCGTACCTGGGACCGGGCAGAACCGCCGGAGATCGCTTTCTATGGAGGCAGCTTTTCCGGACTGGATTTCTCCTGGCAGCGCTATTTCCTTACCCCGGCTTTTCAAGCCCTGAAAGAGAAAAAAATCAGCGGCATCAGAATTTCCACCAGGCCTGATTATATCAATCCTCAGATCCTTACTTTTTTAAAGTCTTTCGGTGTCAACACTATCGAATTGGGTGTGCAGTCCTTGGATGACCAGGTGCTGGCATGTGCCGAGCGGGGTCATACCGGGAAGGATGTTCTTGATGCCCTGGATTTGCTGAAAAAGGAAGGTTTTATCACCGGAGTGCAGTTGATGCCGGGACTACCGGGAGACAGCCCCCATAAGTGTATCCAAGGGTCCTTGACCCTGGCCCGTTTTCAGCCTAATCTGGCAAGAATTTATCCTGCATTGGTGCTAAAAGATACGTTTTTGCATAAACTCTTTCTAGAGGGAAGCTATCAACCCTTAAGTTTGCAGGAAGCTGTTGAGATCAGCAGAGACATGTTGGCCATCTTTCGCCTTTTTGGTGTTGAGGTGATTCGCACCGGTTTACAACCAACCAAAGATCTCACTCCGGGAGAGCAATTGGCTGCCGGTCCTTTTCATCCTGCCTTTGGCGAATTAGTGGCGGCAGCCTTGGTTCGGGAACATTTGACTGTCCTGATCAGAGACTTCATGACCGGGAGATCTGAAAAGATAATCATCTTATGGGGTTCGCCCCGGGACTGTTCCCTGATGGCAGGACATAAAAAGGAGAATGTGATTTTTTTGAAGGATCAGTTTCATTTGCTGCATATTAAAATTGTTGGCAGCTGTACTATGGAACGGGGTAGTTTCGGGATTTCACTTGTTGATTCCGAGCAACCTGATTTTGTGCTTCCGGAGAGGCAATTTCTCCTTCGATATGTTAATCAAAGGTTGATGGCAATCTGAGAAAATGAGGGGGTAAATGGGATGGAGGTTTTACGGGTAGCGGGAGATTCTGATGTAAAAGCTGTGGCAGGAGCATTAGTGGCAGTATTTAAAAGCCGGGGCAGGGTGGAGGTGCAAGCTGTAGGTGCAGGAGCTGTGAATCAGGCCATTAAGGCCATCGCCATCAGCAGGGGTTTTGTGGCCCCCAATGGAATTGATTTAGTTTTCATCCCGGCTTTCAGTGAAGTGGAGATTAATGATGAGAAAAAAACCGCCATCAAGTTTTTTGTGCAAAAAAGATAGTGGGGTAAAAATCAAGGAAGATAAAAGGAAGATAAAGAGTAGGAGAAGGAGGTTATTTCCCCCTTCTCCTTTTATTTAATTTATCCTGAACACTGGGATAGAGATCCAGATTAGTATGGGGAAGAAATTTGCTTCCGGCGTACTTATCCATAAAGCTGATATTATCATTCATTTCAAAGTAGGTGATTTTAGCGGCGATCTTTTCACATTCCAGTCTTTTGGCGTTGGAGAGGAGTACTTGACGGGCTCCTTCACCAGAGCTGTTGCCCAAGCGGATCATCCGTTCCCGAGGCAAGTCCGGATAGAGTCCAACGGTGACGGCGGATTCGATGGGAATATATTGGCCGAAGGCCCCGGCAGCATAGAATTTGTAGATTTCCTCCATGCTGCAGCCCACCCCTTCCACGAGAACCTCCAATGCGGTGTTAACAGCCCCTTTGGTACGCATGAGATTGTTAATGTCCTTTTGACTGATAAAAATATCCTTGCCATGGGCTGTTTCATCCTTTGTTACCAAGATAAATGCTTCCCTGCCATCAAAAAAATGGGCGGCCCGATCAATGAGTCCGCTGAGAAACAGCTCTGCCAAAGCGTCGATTAGACCGGAACCGCAAATCCCCTTGGCGGGAGTACCATGAATGGTGGTGTAGGTGACATGAAAATCATCATCGATGGCGACACTGTCAATGGCGCCTTCTTCCGCCCGCATACCCCACTCTGTGACACCCCCTTCCAAAGCCGGTCCGGCGGCACCGGCACAGGCGACCAGCCAATCCTGATTGCCGATGACAAACTCACCGTTGGTACCTACATCGGCAAACAAAGATAGTCCTTCTTCCTTGTGCATTCCGCTGACCAAAATCCCCCCGATGACATCTCCCCCCAGATAACTGCCCACACTGGGCAGACAATAAAGGGGAGCCAAAGGATGGATCTGAAGGCCGATTTCCCGGGCGGTAATGATCTCCGGATTGTTCACCATGGGAATATAAGGTGCCCGGCAAATAGAAGCAGGGTTGAGCCCCAGCAGAAGATGAATCATGGTTGTATTGGCACCGAGACACACGGCAATGATATCCTCTCTCTTTATGGAAGATCCCTGACAGACTTCCTCCACCAGGCTGTTTAAGGTTTCGACAATTAAACCCTGCAAGGCTGCCAAACCTTCGGGACTGGCGGCGGCCATGATACGGGATAAAATATCCTCCCCCAGTTGAATCTGATGGTTATAATCCGAGGCCTGTCCTAAGATTTGACCTGTGATCATGTCCACTAGATAAACCACTACCGTAGTGGTGCCGATATCCACGGCAACACCTAGGTGAAAGGCAGACTGATCTCCCTTTTCGATCTCCATCAAGCGCCAGGATTGTACTTGTTCCTGAGCATCAAAAAAACTATCAGCCGCCAGAGTGACGGTTATTTGTTGATCTTGGCTTTGACGGATTTTCTGGATTTCCGCCATTTTTGAGAGGGGAATGGTAACTGCTGTGCCTAATTCCCTGACCAGAGTCTGACGCAAGGTATCCACATCTCCCCGGTTATCGCCGCCCCGGCGGGGAGGTAATTTTATGACGATTTTTTTTGTTAAAGGATCTAAAGGAAAAGCAGAAGACGATGTTTGATCTGACAGAATCACGATTTTTTTCTTCTTATCCATTTATTTCACCACCACTTAAAAGCCGCCGCCCAGGGAGAGCGGCGGCTTCGTTATTAAATTCCAAGACTCCCACTTCTATAAGTGGGAGCTCCTATTTTACTTCAGAAGGGGTAGATTCCCCATCTGAAGCCCCGATGTTCAGCTTTAGCTGAACGAGTTCACTTGATTTTTATGTATTTATGGGTGATATTGGGATTACTCGTTCTGCGGGATTGGATTTCAAATTTCTTTAAAGAGGAGATCAAAGGCGTCAGTTTGGCGTGACCGTAGTTTCTGGTATCAAAATCAGGATAACGTTTATTCAGCCTTTTTCCTACTTCTCCTAAAAATGCCCAGCCATCCTCATCAGAACAATCAGTGACAATAGTCCTGATGGCTTCGATCAGCTCTTCAATATTAGCCATACCGTCTTGCGGGGGTTCCTGTTTCTCGAACTTCTTTGTCCCATTGGTACTGAAAGTATCAGCAGGAATGGCTGCCAGGACTTCCAGGTATTTAAATTTTTCACAGGCGGCGATAAAGGGCTGCGGCGTCTTTTTTTCGCCCATACCGATTACATACATCCCCGCTTCTCTTAAGCGGGATGCCAGCTTGGTAAAATCGCTGTCACTGGACACAATGCAAAAACCATCAACATTCTTGGAATAAAGTATATCCATGGCATCGATGATTAAGGCAGCATCGGTGGCATTTTTACCTGTGGTACAGCTATATTGTTGAATGGGTGTTATAGAGTAATTAAGAAGTACTGTTTTCCAGGATGCCAGTTGAGGTTTGGTCCAGTCTCCATAAATTCTCTTATAGGTGGGGATGCCATGGTTGGAGATTTCATCAAATATGTATTTTATATATTTTTCCGAAACATTATCGGCATCAATTAAAACGGCTATCTTTTTATCATTTTCCATTTAATATCCTCTGATTCACTCTGTATTAATTATTTAGACGTGTATTCTAAAAAAATTATAATACTTATTGTCTGCTGAGTCAAATAGCACTTCAGCCGAAAACTAACTGCCACTGATACCAAGAACTGCGTTCATGGCCCCCTCCGGATATTGGACTGTATCTTTTTCCTTAAAATCTATCAAGATATGCGTTTAAATGTATCTGTCTTGACTTGTTCCGATATGGTAAAATAAAGTTTGTGAAAGATTTATTTGGGAGGACAAGATGCATCTTAAATCAATTGAGCTACAGGGATTTAAATCCTTTATCCATAAAACG
This window harbors:
- the fabD gene encoding ACP S-malonyltransferase gives rise to the protein MNKIAFVFPGQGSQYVGMGKEFADHFPEAGAAFAEADQVLGFPLTKICWQGPEEELKITYNTQPALLATSIACLRILEGHGIKADFTAGHSLGEYSALVAAGALDYLEALKLVRFRGEAMTQAVPAGEGTMAAVLGMSKEQIQELCAKAGAYGVVEPANFNCPGQIVIAGETPAVEKAVAMAKEMGAKRALLLAVSGPFHSSLLVTAAKAMEARLQESNIKDALLPVAANVNGRLIQTREDIREALTEQVDHPVLWEDCIAALMEAGANIFVEVGPGRVLGGLIKKISKDVQICNVEDLASLENTLALLKECR
- the plsX gene encoding phosphate acyltransferase PlsX; its protein translation is MRIAVDVMGGDYAPGEIITGAIQAGKQFPDTELILVGREDLIKKDFSQLPSNIRMHHASEVMGMDESVESLRKKKDSSIWVATKLVKDKEADAVVSAGSTAAQMASALLLLKRIEGIDRPAISAIYPTLQGGKVILDVGANANAEAKQLVQFALMGKTYAEVILKMQNPRIALLSNGSEEGKGNETVVAAHQLLKNTQLNFIGNIEGRDIPAGTYDVAVCDGFVGNVLLKVSEGLGSALFALMKKEFEKDLRGKLGAALLLPGLKNIKKMMDYAETGGAPLLGVKGVSIICHGSSKARAIENAIRVARDCVGGRFIEQMEVSIGQEGGS
- the fabG gene encoding 3-oxoacyl-[acyl-carrier-protein] reductase; its protein translation is MGLEGKVALVTGGSQGIGKAVVWELVRQGCQVGVNYVDFGQNREQAEALVNEIQAAGSQAMAVQGDVAVAAEVDAMVQAVAEHFGRIDILVNNAGITKDNLIMRMKESDWDDVINVNLKGTFNCCKSVVKLMIKQRYGKIVNVASVVALMGNAGQGNYAASKAGIIGLTRSLARELAGRNINVNAVAPGFIATAMTDQLPEKARESLISQIPLQRLGTAEDVARVIAFLVSENADYITGQTIPVDGGMVMN
- the fapR gene encoding transcription factor FapR; this encodes MEPRFSGRKKRHQYLEKYLEMHPFVTDDELAQFLGVSVATIRLDRQILGIPEVRKRTRFVAQDAFEKPTALDTHEVVGELMDLELNKSAISVLTITEDMVLAKTKIARGHHLFAQANSLAVAVVGAEIVFTGSARIRYKRPVYLGEKIVAKATVKTQRGTTFLISVHSKVDLEIVFKAQIVLSVQDHKFKRD
- the acpP gene encoding acyl carrier protein, which produces MSVFDKIKQIVIDQLGVENEEQVTMETSFKDLDADSLDVVELIMALEEEFDTEIPDEDAEKLTTVGAAVEYIKEKQEA
- a CDS encoding NAD(P)H-dependent flavin oxidoreductase, producing the protein MHLPALIIDKIVAKIPIIQGGMATRVSTSRLAAAVANEGGIGIIAATAMSPDELIQEIRTARKLSSGIIGVNVLFAVRDFALLVKTALNEGIDLVISGAGVARDMYKWGRETDTPIVPIVSTAKLASMVEKMGASAVVVEGKEAGGHLGTDRRVRDIVPEVRKAVDIPVIAAGGIINGADIREAFTWGANGVQMGTRFAASEESNVTDEFKQMYLKAKKEDVILIKSPVGLPGRGLKSTLTEKLLRGEDLSPAKCNACLKKCSKNFCIMDALNSAQQGSIEDGLVFCGEQVERIKEILPVKKIFENLKAELAALPDLPEQKEAT
- a CDS encoding beta-ketoacyl-ACP synthase III — protein: MRSVGIAGVGSYVPERILTNDELEQMVDTSDEWIRTRTGISTRHIAAENQATSDLAYEAAKIALEDAGLKAEELDLIIVATSSPDMLFPATSCILQEKLGIKGKPSFDMEAACSGFIYGLAVGAQFIATGIYENVLVVGAETLSRLVDWEDRNTCVLFGDGAGAAVLRPVEKGKGLLSFYLGADGGGGDLLKVAAGGAALPASCETVENRLHFISMKGNEVYKFAVRVMGSAAVTALEKAGLSKDDVSFVVPHQANIRIVEAAMRRLGLPMEKAFINLNKYGNMSSASIPVALDELYRTQKLKEDDILVLVGFGAGLTWGSAVIKWNK
- the fabK gene encoding enoyl-[acyl-carrier-protein] reductase FabK, producing MFQTELCKLLDIQYPIIQGGMAWVATGELAAAVSEAGGLGIVAAGNAPPDIVRQEIRKVRERTQKPFGVNVYYLSPFVDDVIQIVMDEKIPVVTTGAGNPGKHVPLLKEQGIKIIPVVSSPILAKRLERVGADAFIAEGMECGGHVGDITTFPLVPQIVDAVKVPVVAAGGIYDGRGLIAALALGACGVQIGTRFICATECTAHENFKKAIINAKERDTVLTGTDGHFVRVLKNKLTKEFERMARENAVPEDIENLGTGRLRAAVVDGDVEMGSLMAGQIAAAITKIQPAREIIDEIMMQAEKTLNSLSSLKEEAHE